In the genome of Quercus robur chromosome 3, dhQueRobu3.1, whole genome shotgun sequence, one region contains:
- the LOC126718098 gene encoding leucine-rich repeat protein 1-like → MRAMFHLLTAFLLLSTLLAPANANLEGDALYALRRSVKDPNGVLESWDPTLVDPCTWFHVTCDSDNRVTRLDLGNAKLSGSLVPELGNLERLQYLELYMNNLTGPIPKELGGLRSLVSLDLYHNILTGSIPASLSKLSNLKFLRLNSNNLTGKIPRELTKLGSLKIFDVSNNDLCGTFPTSGSFSKFSEESFMNNPRLEGPELMGFVRYDVGGSC, encoded by the exons ATGAGGGCAATGTTTCATCTTCTTACTGCTTTTCTTCTCTTATCAACCCTTTTAGCACCTGCAAATGCAAACTTAGAAG GGGATGCTCTGTACGCGTTGAGGAGATCTGTGAAGGATCCAAATGGTGTTTTAGAGAGCTGGGATCCAACTTTGGTTGATCCCTGCACTTGGTTCCACGTTACTTGCGACAGTGATAATCGAGTTACCCGACT TGACCTAGGTAATGCAAAGCTGTCAGGCAGTCTGGTTCCCGAGCTGGGGAATCTCGAGCGTCTTCAATATCT GGAACTGTACATGAATAATTTGACTGGTCCCATACCAAAGGAACTTGGAGGATTGAGAAGCCTCGTTAGCTTGGATCTTTACCACAATATCCTAACTGGGTCCATCCCAGCCTCTCTCTCTAAGCTTTCTAATCTCAAATTCCT GCGATTGAATAGCAATAACCTGACTGGAAAAATACCAAGGGAACTTACCAAACTTGGAAGCCTCAAGATCTT TGACGTGTCAAACAACGATTTGTGTGGAACATTTCCAACCTCTGGATCCTTTTCTAAGTTCTCTGAGGAAAG TTTCATGAATAATCCAAGACTTGAAGGACCAGAACTGATGGGATTTGTGAGATATGATGTAGGAGGAAGCTGCTAA
- the LOC126718099 gene encoding pyruvate dehydrogenase E1 component subunit beta-1, mitochondrial produces the protein MLGIIRQKVGAGGASLLRTRSAVSALRSYSSAGKEMMVRDALNSALDEEMSADPKVFLMGEEVGEYQGAYKISKGLLDKYGPDRVLDTPITEAGFTGIGVGAAYHGLRPVVEFMTFNFSMQAIDHIINSAAKSNYMSAGQISVPIVFRGPNGAAAGVGAQHSHCYASWYASCPGLKVLTPYSSEDARGLLKAAIRDPDPVIFLENELLYGESFPVSAEVLDSSFCLPIGKAKIEREGKDVTITAFSKMVGYALKAAEILAKEGISAEVINLRTIRPLDRSTINASVRKTNRLITVEEGFPQHGVGAEICTSVVEESFGYLDAPVERITGADVPMPYAANLERLAVPQVEDIVRAAKRACYRSVPMAAAA, from the exons ATGTTGGGGATTATAAGGCAAAAAGTAGGTGCCGGAGGCGCTTCTCTTCTG AGGACACGTTCTGCCGTTTCGGCATTGAGAAGCTACTCATCAGCAGGAAAAGAG ATGATGGTGAGAGATGCTCTAAATTCTGCGCTTGATGAGGAAATGTCTGCTGATCCGAAAGTGTTTTTGATGGGTGAAGAG GTTGGTGAATATCAAGGTGCATACAAG ATATCCAAAGGGCTTTTGGACAAGTATGGTCCTGATAGGGTTCTTGATACACCAATCACTGAG GCTGGGTTTACTGGGATTGGAGTTGGTGCTGCTTACCATGGTCTGCGGCCTGTTGTTGAGTTCATGACATTTAACTTTTCTATGCAG GCAATTGATCACATCATTAATTCTGCTGCAAAATCAAACTATATGTCTGCTGGCCAGATATCTGTTCCTATAGTTTTCAGAGGGCCTAATGGTGCTGCTGCTGGTGTTGGTGCCCAGCACTCTCAT TGTTATGCCTCGTGGTATGCCTCCTGCCCTGGGTTGAAAGTTTTAACCCCATACTCATCTGAAGATGCTCGTGGACTGCTAAAAGCTGCCATAAGAGATCCTGATCCtgttatttttcttgaaaatgagTTGTT ATATGGTGAGTCATTCCCCGTTTCAGCTGAAGTTCTTGATTCCAGTTTTTGCTTACCAATAGGGAAAGCTAAG ATtgagagagaaggaaaggaTGTGACTATTAcagctttttcaaaaatggTGGGCTATGCTCTCAAG GCAGCTGAGATTCTTGCAAAGGAAGGAATCAGTGCTGAG GTTATAAACTTGCGCACAATCCGGCCATTAGATAGATCCACAATCAATGCTTCTGTCAGGAAAACCAACAGACTCATAACAGTCGAAGAAGGTTTTCCCCAGCATGGTGTTGGAGCTGAAATCTG CACATCTGTAGTTGAGGAAAGCTTCGGTTATCTCGATGCTCCAGTTGAGAGAATTACTGGGGCTGATGTTCCTATGCCTTATGCAGCTAATCTTGAGAGATTGGCTGTCCCACAG GTTGAAGACATTGTTCGCGCGGCAAAGAGAGCATGCTACAGATCTGTACCAATGGCTGCGGCTGCTTAA
- the LOC126718097 gene encoding uncharacterized protein At2g33490: protein MKTSLKKLRGFGLHKNDSKERRDIRPLPKLDELAQASQDMQDMRDCYDSLLSAAAATANSAYEFSESLRELGACLLEKTALNNDDEESGRVLLMLGKIQFELQKLVDSYRSHIFQTVTIPSESLLNELRTVEEMKRQCDEKRDVYDYMMTRQREKGRSKSGKGESFSLQQLQMARDEYDEESTLLVFRLKSLKQGQTRSLLTQAARHHAAQLCFFKKAVKSLEAVEPHVKWVTEQQHIDYQFSGLDDGEEYDDDDDDDDDDEEEDEDDDDDEDDEDYDDNDVRDNGELSFDYRQDDQEHDVSTTQNPMEVDITFPQVANLEAVKENMGRFRRNSFSYRGSRPSSQSAPLFAEYKFDSTEKARQMQPSSTRKLHTYVLPTPVDTRSSVSTGSGNPVLHKTQTTVTERTQQLWHSSPLEPNKLEKIKVHEKVSGPTVRNAQSVLKESNNNSASAWLPPPLADGLLFSWHDTRAAAEPKKLKRYAFSGPLTSKPWPTKPVSADRRHLYSGPLLQNPMSQPPSTSPRASPSTSPTFLSSPKISELHELPRPPASSTPKSSRPKDFTGHSAPLGSRDQVLSTTNKSVVLNAASPLPTPPQTVARSFSIPSSSPEAMNSNASKPLETPHSSEMTEVITSPPLTPITLSSN from the exons ATGAAGACTTCGCTGAAAAAGTTGCGAGGTTTCGGTCTGCACAAAAACGATTCCAAGGAGCGAAGAGATATTCGGCCTTTGCCAAAATTGGACGAGCTCGCTCAGGCTTCTCAG gATATGCAGGATATGAGAGATTGCTATGACAGCTTACTTTCTGCGGCTGCGGCAACTGCAAACAGTGCTTATG aattCTCAGAGTCGTTGCGGGAATTGGGTGCTTGTCTTCTTGAGAAAACTGcattgaataatgatgatgaagagAGTG GCAGAGTTCTGCTAATGCTAGGAAAAATACAGTTTGAATTGCAGAAACTTGTTGATAGCTAT CGCTCTCATATATTCCAGACAGTCACAATCCCATCAGAGTCTCTTCTTAATGAACTTCGAACGGTTGAG GAAATGAAGCGACAATGTGATGAGAAAAG AGATGTATATGATTATATGATGacaagacagagagagaaagggcGATCGAAAAGTGGAAAAGGAGAGAGTTTTTCTTTGCAGCAGTTACAAATGGCTCGTGATGAGTATGATGAGGAATCAACCTTGCTTGTTTTCCGGTTGAAATCTCTAAAGCAAGGACAGACTCGAAGTCTTCTTACACAGGCAGCTCGCCACCATGCGGCTCAg TTGTGCTTCTTCAAGAAGGCAGTTAAGTCTCTTGAGGCAGTAGAACCGCATGTGAAATGGGTAACTGAACAGCAACACATTGATTACCAGTTCAGTGGACTTGATGATGGGGAGGagtatgatgatgatgatgatgacgacgacgatgatgaagaagaagatgaggatgatgatgatgatgaggatgatgaggaTTACGATGACAACGATGTGCGTGATAATGGGGAATTGAGTTTTGATTATCGACAAGATGATCAGGAGCACGATGTTTCTACGACACAAAACCCAATGGAG GTGGACATTACATTTCCCCAGGTTGCGAATTTGGAAGCTGTGAAG GAAAATATGGGTAGGTTCCGTAGGAATTCTTTTTCCTATAGAGGTAGTAGGCCCAGCAGCCAATCAGCCCCACTTTTTGCCGAGTATAAATTTGATTCTACTGAAAAGGCAAGACAGATGCAGCCATCATCAACACGTAAGTTGCACACATACGTACTACCCACTCCAGTTGATACAAGGAGTTCAGTTTCTACAGGATCAGGTAATCCAGTGCTTCACAAAACACAGACTACAGTTACAGAGCGTACTCAGCAGTTGTGGCATTCCTCCCCACTGGAACCAAATAAGttggaaaaaattaaagtacATGAGAAAGTTTCTGGACCCACCGTCAGAAATGCTCAGTCTGTACTCAAAGAGAGCAACAACAATTCTGCATCCGCTTGGTTACCCCCTCCTTTGGCTGATGGGCTTTTATTTTCATGGCATGACACGCGTGCTGCTGCCGAAccaaaaaaactcaaaagatATGCCTTTTCTGGTCCATTGACAAGTAAGCCATGGCCTACAAAGCCTGTCTCAGCGGATCGTCGCCATTTGTATTCTGGACCTCTTCTGCAAAATCCAATGTCTCAACCTCCATCAACTTCACCAAGAGCTTCTCCAAGTACTTCTCCTACTTTTTTGTCCTCACCTAAAATAAGTGAGCTTCATGAACTTCCAAGGCCCCCTGCAAGTTCAACCCCCAAGTCTTCAAGACCTAAGGATTTTACTGGACATTCAGCCCCCTTGGGGTCAAGGGATCAAGTGCTTTCTACTACAAATAAATCAGTTGTATTAAATGCAGCATCTCCGCTTCCAACACCTCCTCAAACTGTAGCACGTAGTTTCTCCATTCCCTCAAGTAGTCCTGAGGCGATGAATTCAAATGCATCCAAGCCCCTGGAAACTCCTCACAGCTCAGAGATGACTGAAGTCATTACTTCACCCCCTTTGACACCAATAACCCTTTCTAGCAACTAG